In Harmonia axyridis chromosome 6, icHarAxyr1.1, whole genome shotgun sequence, a single window of DNA contains:
- the LOC123682232 gene encoding deoxyhypusine hydroxylase, whose amino-acid sequence MLSVSEDQIRSIGEVLSNDKRPLKERFRALFTLRNIGGPLSIELIGKCFNDPSVLLKHELAYCLGQMQDEKALDILISVLDDKNQEPMVRHEAAEALGAIGSDEALECLQKYKDDKVIEVAETCQLALERINWLKNSEEENKGLSQSLYNSVDPAPPSSITNIDELKKILVDEKATLFNRYRAMFALRNIGTEPAIAALGEALNYGSALFKHEIAFVFGQMQKESSISYLKHSLENDTENEMVRHECAEALGSIATDECTEILNKYLSDEKRVVKESCVIALDMCEYENSPEFQYANTLTST is encoded by the exons ATGTTATCTGTTAGTGAAGATCAAATAAGATCTATTGGCGAAGTCCTCAGTAATGATAAAAGACCTCTGAAAGAAAGATTCCGAGCTCTTTTTACTCTAAGAAACATAGGAGGTCCTCTTTCTATTGAACTAATCGGAAAATGCTTTAATGATCCATCTGTTTTACTTAAACATGAACTGGCATATTGCTTAGGACAAATGCAAGATGAGAAGGCCCTCGACATTTTAATATCTGTTTTAGATGATAAAAATCAAGAACCAATGGTCAGGCATGAAGCTG CCGAAGCTTTGGGTGCAATAGGATCAGACGAAGCTCTAGAATGTCTCCAAAAATATAAAGACGATAAAGTAATCGAAGTTGCAGAAACATGTCAATTGGCTTTGGAACGCATAAACTGGCTCAAAAATTCAGAAGAGGAAAATAAAGGTTTATCCCAGAGTTTGTACAATTCTGTGGATCCAGCTCCACCTTCTTCCATCACAAACATTGACGAATTGAAAAAGATACTTGTTGACGAAAAAGCCACTCTTTTCAACAGGTATCGAGCAATGTTTGCCCTACGTAATATTGGCACTGAACCTGCAATTGCAGCTTTAGGGGAAGCTCTGAACTATGGTAGCGCACTTTTCAAGCATGAAATTGCATTTGTTTTCGGCCAAATGCAGAAGGAATCAAGTATCTCTTACCTGAAACATTCCTTAGAGAACGATACAGAAAATGAAATGGTTAGGCATGAATGCGCTGAAGCACTAGGATCGATAGCAACAGACGAATGTACCGAAATATTGAATAAGTATTTGTCTGATGAAAAGAGGGTTGTGAAAGAAAGCTGTGTTATTGCATTGGATatgtgtgaatatgaaaatagcCCTGAATTCCAATATGCCAATACCTTAACAAGtacatga
- the LOC123682233 gene encoding 26S proteasome regulatory subunit 7, which yields MPDHLGDDMRKVKASEKEPEEKEIKSLDEGDILLLKTYGQGQYTKTIKTVEEDIQTIIKRVNELTGIKESDTGLAPPALWDLAADKQTLQNEQPLQVARCTKIINADTDDPKYIINVKQFAKFVVDLADSVAPTDIEEGMRVGVDRNKYQIHIPLPPKIDPTVTMMQVEEKPDVTYSDVGGCKEQIEKLREVVETPLLHPEKFVTLGIEPPKGVLLFGPPGTGKTLCARAVANRTDACFIRVIGSELVQKYVGEGARMVRELFEMARSKKACLIFFDEIDAIGGARFDDGAGGDNEVQRTMLELINQLDGFDPRGNIKVLMATNRPDTLDPALMRPGRLDRKVEFGLPDLEGRSHIFKIHARSMSVERDIRFELLARLCPNSTGAEIRSVCTEAGMFAIRARRKVATEKDFLEAVNKVIKSYAKFSATPRYMTYN from the exons ATGCCAGACCACTTAGGAGATGATATGAGGAAAGTAAAAGCTTCCGAAAAGGAACCTGAGGAAAAAGAAATCAAAT CTCTCGATGAAGGAGATATTTTACTTCTCAAAACTTAT GGCCAAGGACAATACACTAAAACTATCAAGACTGTTGAAGAAGACATCCAAACAATTATCAAACGAGTAAATGAATTGACTGGTATCAAAGAATCTGATACAGGACTTGCTCCCCCTGCTCTTTGGGATCTGGCTGCAGATAAACAGACATTACAGAATGAGCAACCGTTGCAGGTAGCACGGTGTACCAAGATCATCAACGCTGATACTGATGATCCAAAGTACATCATCAATGTTAAACAGTTTGCCAAATTTGTAGTTGACTTAGCTGACTCTGTGGCACCTACAGATATCGAAGAAGGGATGAGAGTTGG tgTTGACCGcaataaatatcaaattcacATACCTCTTCCCCCAAAAATCGATCCAACTGTTACCATGATGCAGGTAGAAGAAAAACCAGATGTCACATACAGTGATGTAGGTGGATGCAAAGaacaaatcgaaaaattgagagaaGTTGTGGAGACTCCTTTGTTACAT CCAGAGAAATTCGTAACATTGGGAATTGAACCACCAAAAGGAGTATTGCTCTTTGGGCCCCCTGGAACTGGTAAAACTCTCTGTGCAAGGGCTGTCGCCAATCGGACAGATGCTTGCTTCATCAGAGTTATAGGATCTGAACTGGTACAGAAATACGTAGGTGAAGGAGCTCGTATGGTGAGAGAGCTATTCGAGATGGCCAGGTCGAAAAAGGcctgtttgattttctttgatgaAATTGATGCCATCGGTGGGGCCAGATTCGATGATGGAGCAGGTGGTGATAACGAG GTACAACGTACTATGTTAGAATTGATTAATCAGTTGGACGGTTTCGATCCAAGGGGTAACATAAAGGTTCTTATGGCAACGAATCGACCAGATACTTTAGATCCTGCTCTAATGAGACCTGGAAGATTAGATAGGAAAGTTGAATTTGGACTACCTGATTTGGAGGGAAGATcacatattttcaagattcaTGCTAG GTCAATGTCAGTAGAAAGAGATATTCGTTTTGAACTTTTGGCAAGATTGTGCCCCAATTCAACGGGTGCTGAAATCAGAAGTGTTTGTACTGAAGCTGGAATGTTCGCAATCAGAGCCAGAAGGAAGGTAGCTACCGAGAAAGATTTCTTAGAGGCTGTAAATAAGGTTATCAAATCCTATGCTAAATTTTCAGCTACTCCAAGATACATGACCtataattaa
- the LOC123682237 gene encoding phosphoribosyl pyrophosphate synthase-associated protein 2 isoform X1 — MLLNNNSFGSIRLPQAKNMDAPKTSDVVLVAGNSHPELANLIAKRLGVKTGGCAVYHKQNRETMVQIGDSIRGKDIYIIQTGTKDVNNNIMELLIMAYACQTSSAKSVVGVIPYLPYSKQCKMRKRGCIVTKLLAQMMCKSGLTHVITMDLHQKEIQGFFDCPVDNLRASPFLLQYIQECIPDYRNSVIVARNPGSAKKATSYAERLRLGIAVIHGEQKESESDEIDGRYSPPTLPRSRTMDAGVGVPIHIAKEKPPINVVGDVGGRIAIMVDDMIDDVQSFVAAAEVLKERGAYKIYVMATHGLLSSDAPRLIEDSPIDEVVVTNTVPHELQKMQCHKIKTVDISILLSEAIRRIHNKESMSYLFKNVTLED; from the exons ATGTTATTGAATAATAACAG ttttGGAAGTATCCGGCTACCCCAAGCTAAGAATATGGATGCTCCTAAGACATCTGATGTCGTCTTAGTGGCTGGAAATTCTCATCCAGAACTTGCTAATCTAATAGCTAAACGTTTGGGGGTAAAAACAGGAGGATGTGCCGTTTACCATAAGCAGAATCGAGAAACCATGGTACAAATTGGTGATTCAATAAGAGGGAAAGACATTTATATCATACAAACTGGAACCAA AGATGTAAACAACAATATCATGGAGCTACTGATAATGGCTTATGCCTGTCAAACATCGTCGGCAAAATCAGTTGTTGGTGTAATTCCATACCTACCTTACAGTAAACAATGTAAAATGCGTAAAAGGGGATGTATAGTGACAAAACTGCTTGCCCAGATGATGTGTAAATCAGGACTCACACATGTTATAACAATGGATTTGCACCAGAAGGAAATACAAGGTTTTTTCGACTGCCCAGTTGACAACTTGAGGGCTAGTCCATTTTTACTTCAGTACATTCAGGAGTGT attcCAGATTATCGCAATTCTGTGATAGTTGCCCGTAATCCGGGGTCAGCAAAAAAGGCTACCTCTTACGCTGAACGTTTACGTCTGGGTATTGCGGTAATCCACGGAGAGCAGAAAGAATCGGAATCTGATGAAATCGATGGCAGGTATTCTCCACCAACTTTGCCTAGATCACGTACCATGGATGCCGGAGTTGGGGTGCCAATACACATTGCCAAAGAGAAACCGCCAATAAATGTGGTGGGAGACGTTGGAGGAAGAATTGCCATCATGGTG GACGACATGATTGACGATGTTCAATCATTTGTTGCTGCTGCTGAAGTTCTAAAAGAACGTGGAGcatataaaatttatgtcatgGCTACCCATGGACTTCTATCATCAGATGCACCAAGACTTATCGAAGATTCCCCAATCGATGAG gttgtcGTGACAAATACTGTACCGCACGAGTTACAAAAGATGCAATGTCATAAGATTAAGACAGttgatatttcaatattattatcgGAAGCTATAAGAAGAATACATAACAAAGAATCCATGTCCTACTTATTTAAGAATGTTACTCTAGAGGATTAA
- the LOC123682237 gene encoding phosphoribosyl pyrophosphate synthase-associated protein 2 isoform X2, which yields MDAPKTSDVVLVAGNSHPELANLIAKRLGVKTGGCAVYHKQNRETMVQIGDSIRGKDIYIIQTGTKDVNNNIMELLIMAYACQTSSAKSVVGVIPYLPYSKQCKMRKRGCIVTKLLAQMMCKSGLTHVITMDLHQKEIQGFFDCPVDNLRASPFLLQYIQECIPDYRNSVIVARNPGSAKKATSYAERLRLGIAVIHGEQKESESDEIDGRYSPPTLPRSRTMDAGVGVPIHIAKEKPPINVVGDVGGRIAIMVDDMIDDVQSFVAAAEVLKERGAYKIYVMATHGLLSSDAPRLIEDSPIDEVVVTNTVPHELQKMQCHKIKTVDISILLSEAIRRIHNKESMSYLFKNVTLED from the exons ATGGATGCTCCTAAGACATCTGATGTCGTCTTAGTGGCTGGAAATTCTCATCCAGAACTTGCTAATCTAATAGCTAAACGTTTGGGGGTAAAAACAGGAGGATGTGCCGTTTACCATAAGCAGAATCGAGAAACCATGGTACAAATTGGTGATTCAATAAGAGGGAAAGACATTTATATCATACAAACTGGAACCAA AGATGTAAACAACAATATCATGGAGCTACTGATAATGGCTTATGCCTGTCAAACATCGTCGGCAAAATCAGTTGTTGGTGTAATTCCATACCTACCTTACAGTAAACAATGTAAAATGCGTAAAAGGGGATGTATAGTGACAAAACTGCTTGCCCAGATGATGTGTAAATCAGGACTCACACATGTTATAACAATGGATTTGCACCAGAAGGAAATACAAGGTTTTTTCGACTGCCCAGTTGACAACTTGAGGGCTAGTCCATTTTTACTTCAGTACATTCAGGAGTGT attcCAGATTATCGCAATTCTGTGATAGTTGCCCGTAATCCGGGGTCAGCAAAAAAGGCTACCTCTTACGCTGAACGTTTACGTCTGGGTATTGCGGTAATCCACGGAGAGCAGAAAGAATCGGAATCTGATGAAATCGATGGCAGGTATTCTCCACCAACTTTGCCTAGATCACGTACCATGGATGCCGGAGTTGGGGTGCCAATACACATTGCCAAAGAGAAACCGCCAATAAATGTGGTGGGAGACGTTGGAGGAAGAATTGCCATCATGGTG GACGACATGATTGACGATGTTCAATCATTTGTTGCTGCTGCTGAAGTTCTAAAAGAACGTGGAGcatataaaatttatgtcatgGCTACCCATGGACTTCTATCATCAGATGCACCAAGACTTATCGAAGATTCCCCAATCGATGAG gttgtcGTGACAAATACTGTACCGCACGAGTTACAAAAGATGCAATGTCATAAGATTAAGACAGttgatatttcaatattattatcgGAAGCTATAAGAAGAATACATAACAAAGAATCCATGTCCTACTTATTTAAGAATGTTACTCTAGAGGATTAA